The following DNA comes from Malania oleifera isolate guangnan ecotype guangnan chromosome 12, ASM2987363v1, whole genome shotgun sequence.
TGGATCATAAAGTTGTATCCAAACTcattgttgacctaataggtcacacccagttttgatcatgacaaatactcctggtactaatgattgtactaaggcttgcatgcaggtttaCTATGCACGTGTATTTGAactgaaagacataccatgatggcgtgcggtgttcgtgccaaagaatgaagaattttgtactatatttatacttgtcatttcatttcatcattatgggatgtaatatttattatggactgtacaccctgcgacttgtaataatttgcatcatgcatggtaggtaggtatgctcatatagaccttagttggaccttaggtacctacttttagtacacaaagtccccaacatcacttttcATATCAGGAGAATTAAAATTGGCTAAACaataaacttaattaaaaatgttGAGTgggttcgggcaactgaacccaAGCCATGTAAAActgctcgatcgaccgaacaagtcaacatgttgactttatgttcgggcacccgaacctttttgagcgtatctccctcaggcacccgaacctgtgtcaggttccttttcaactactcgggcacccaaatgatcatgttcaaaatgggctcggacGATCAAGCCCATTTTAATTTTGCTTATATCTCCTATTTTCATTTGATGAGGCAATTAAATGACTATGGTCTTTATGAATCAAGCCTGAACCCTTTTTGAagtgatttttctttttgattcctaagggtttattatgattattcttttcatttttaactttgattttaactctagaataatcatctatttcttcctcTAAGAATAAAATTCTCAAtatattttcaatctttttcttttcaaggatggtATGATACTCTTTCAATTTATCTAATTGCTTTTCCATCCTTTTAGTTTCATTGTTCAAAAGAATTTTCTTCTTAGATAACCTATctagaaatttatgcattttcattaaagcaatttctagtttttcattacatgtcatgctttcatcattgaattcaacacattattcatcacaaaatttaacacaatcattatatgaatcattgcatgcttgttCAATAGGACTATTACAAAGAGTATTAGATGAGTCATCACATACATCATTAACAGTATTACCAACAAATGATTTAGCATATGACATaacacaacattcagcataagaatcaccAATCAAGTTAGAGTaaaaatcatatacctcctcgttgattactagctcatgatttaccccTCCTGATCATATGGAGTTAAAGTGCTCAGAGTAGTAGACTCCTCCTTTTTGCCTTCTCTATATCTCCTATCCAACTCTTCCCATATATCCTTTGCACtagaacatgtcataatctcaagtagaatattagactctaaagcgcaacacagtaaatccatggcatatgaattcgcatgcattaacttaatattatttttatccaagggcatacgaattccattaacaatcacccgtcAGGCCATcaaattcattgattttataaatatgctcattctaattttccaagtggtgtaatcgacacgacaaaataatggaggactggaaggtgatcgtccctcatcgaatggggatacaccaatgtgatcCATcttgatctttagcaaaaacgtttaagtcaatgccgcGAGGCTTtcataccaattgttggaattggtgtattcttaagagtggaggtgaattgggtatttaaaaatttctcctcctaggtttatccaaattagcagtattatgcaacctagggtctgtctatacaattataaactcaatcattcacaataataaatcataaacattcaagtgctgaaatttaaattgcaaaaattaaaagcaagcacaagaaatgttatcaggatttggccaatactgcctacttccccgcctcaactcgcaagcctaaggattccactaatattcacttaatgggtggagtggtaCCATTTACAATCACTTCAAATCACAccagggatgacctcaacctttacaaactctccttacggggcggagaaggctctaccgatccttacgggctagatcaaacctcctcaagccacgcctggaatacaacaatgaggATAACATTTTTGTACAAtacaaatgcttctaaacaagcagcttatgtaccaatacgcacaagcaATAATTAGTGCACCTCAAGAAGAttggaactataagctcagtgcagatGTGTGAACCTACTCTTAAGATattgtcaatatgcaatcaaagtgtgagagtgtgctacaataatatctttgaaacaatgtatatcaatatATCGATCACAaataaagtttcaaagatttccaagagaaagatcaaatatctcaaaatgatttaaaaaaaaaaactttaagcacaagagatattttataaaccaagtttgttaaaaatatttgcttcacaacacaagacaaacttaagagtcttgcaatcaaaatgcaaagaTTCATAAGCTagcaagatttttcccacacaataaatttatgaactaaatctatgGGGAAATTTTTTGGCTTAACTCTCTTttataaaatcaacaatcaacacaacaatgagagtttaagcagtgtaggatgatttaaaatactctcactcaaataggTTTTGCAAAAGAATGGTCAAAGAATGAGTGTttggctttgagtatgaagaaggagctctcaaaaattcagaggataTTTTCTTAGTCAACTCCCTAATCTTagcttaatcttgcaaatgaactcatatttatagacataattaaaattttgatcatTGGGGACATTAGcgaaattattaaaattgttttaaatgagtttaactAAAATAGTCATGATTTAACCTAATTAACTTGCGGTAAagtttggccaacccgagagtttcagttgCATGAACCTTGAGTTCGGCTGCCTGAACAGACACATTAAAAAAAAGTGTATTTTTCACATTCAAGTGCCCAATGacaggttcaggtggctgaactaggcgatttttgaacctgctcgaggttcggttgcctgggcctaagttcggtttgccgaacttcAAGATTCGGTCACCCAATGTTAAAATGGACGTGAAAATCAGGTGCACGGGTTATTGGAAAAATCAAGATTaaatgttcggtcaaccgagaacactaagttctttttagttcGGTCGTCCGAAGTCAAGTTAACAATTTGACTTTCCCAACATTTAGTCGACTGAGGCGATTTCaacaccaaggtttggtcgcttgaatccttaatattttaacacttaagtcctatttttgaaaattggtTTCCCttgatagcatatatgataatgggagctttcctaagtgcttgtgcaaggacTTAGGATCTTTTTTAAGGCTTTTTTGAGCTTatggttcctatatgcatgatatacatcaattattatagaccgtgacttaaatagatattacagacccaaattgaatgaaatataaattacaacaaataaatatgttaGGTCTTCATTTTTTTCAAGTCACCACttgctttcatataatttttccaatatgatcctgcacacaaattcTGCAAACATtacataccaaagtatttgtcttaatcaaaatgggatatgaccaaaaTGTCAATATTAGGGTTAGTCACCTGAACAAACACAAAGTTGATTTTGGGTTTGGGTGACTGTGGATAAGACTGGTCGGTTGATCCAGACGATTTTCCAAAGCTACGTGGTTTTGGTTGCCCGATGATAGGTTCAGTTTGCCGATTCTTgaacttcggttgaccaaggtcAATTTGAACTAACAATTCGGTCGGCTAAAGAAGGTGGAGATGGTCACATCTAAGATTTGGTCGACTGTGGAGAATGTGTTCAAATCATGTTTGGTCGGCTGAGGCCTGGTCAAACTGTTGGCCCCTAACTTGTTTGGTCAAtcaaggcatttataatgccaagggTTTGGTCATTCGAGACCActtaaaattatgcatttaagttCTGTTTGGTCTTTGTGCTTCATCAACCCTGTGTGAACAAGCATATGACATTTAAGTTTGAAGTgtgatggttcctatggtcattctagggTCTGGACTTTTAAATTAAACCCAAAAAAATCTAGTGTTGGTTGACCATAGTCTTTGTAAAGGTTTATTTTAACTTTAAtatttgaccctaaccaattaattattaagaaaaaGTTTTTCTATGAAAAGTGTTGGTTCCTAGGGTCTGTCTACGACTTTTGAGCATTCAATCCTTATCATGCAtaagatgcaaatattacagactagaaagacaaatgcaattacaataaaattaACTGCattattctttcttcttttgctcatcTGTCATCTTTGGAAAATGCCACACGATATAAGCTTTGAGATCCGtattggcttccattttcccATTCAAATCATGTGTGATCTGAAATATGaacatgttcacatgctaaatacacatataagtaacttgtgttttgtcagcatcaaaacaaggatcggattcaaaaagtcaacaactacTTTGTTGTATATAATATTGCAACTAGAATTAGTTAAATGTTAAAATCTTTAATGAACTCCTTAATTATATGAGTTGTTGAGGGTTAAAATAAACTACTTGAATGGTTTATTAGTTCAACTTTTGGTCAATGCAATTAGGTGGTTTTTGCAATAGGCTCAAGAGGGTCAAGGCAAGATCTAATCCATTGGTATCGAGGTTTTCTGAGATATTTGACAATATGATTTTGTGTAATATTAGTACAAAATGAGATAAAACACTTGAGAGGGTATACTTAATTTGCTCCCTAGACTTCTCAACCCTACCACCTAAGATACCTTGCTAACTTAAGAATCATAAGGTTTTTCTCAAACTCTGCTCAAATCATTCCCCTTGTTTAGTTTTGTAGGAGTTGCATCAGTCCAATTTACATGATAATAGATCCATAGCAGGGCACAACCTAGTGTGGAAGAGCGATAGTTGGGAAATCAAGCCATTTTTTGTATCAACACGTAGATATACTCTCTTTTGAGTGAATACGAATTGGTttcaatttcttaaaaaaaaaaataaaaatttatgttttaaattatttaacACAAGACCACTTTACATGATTACCAAACACCAGCCTAGAGTTGGCCACAACCAAGTGTAGATGAGCAATAGTTGGGGACAGCAAGCCATTTTCAGCATCAACACATACATATAATCTCTTTTTGAGCTAATACACATTggttttgatttctttaaaaaacaaaatattatttcaaaattatttaactCAATAAATCTCTACAATTAATTTAGACATgtattttttaactaaaaaataaataatgcaaAATACATTAATACAACTCAACATGATAGTTgtaaataaaacataaaatatttttaattataaatatttttgacttAGAGCGtggttgcaaaagatatatagaAATTAAGGTGGAGATGCGGGGTATCGAACCCCGTGCCTCTCGCATGCAAAGCGAGCGCTCTACCGTTTGAGCTACATCCCCATTGATGggaaaaattgaataataaaacaaattaatTCTGCATTCAAAGGAACGGCCATCTCCATCTGCAGAGTTTCCCAAGCTCTCGCCCGCATGCTCAAGACCCACCTCAGGAACGCCCGTATTGTCTTAACACCAAATGCTTCGCTTTTTCCATTCTGTTGACTGTAAAAGGCGAGTGCGGGTCTTGGCGAGCGGGATTGAGGAAGGGCCAGATTCATGGTCATGCCCTTAGGGTTGGAACTGAGTGTGATTTGTTCGTCTCAAATACTTTATTTATTATGAATGCTACTTCTTAGTGTGCGGACGCAGTCCGATAAGTGCTTGATAAAATGCTAAATAGAGATGCATTTCATGGAATGTCATGTTAAGTGGCGTCTGCAATGAGGTTTCTTTGAGTTGGTCCATTGTCTGTTGGATGAAATGCTTGAAAGAAATGTGCGGTCTTGAATTTTACGATCTGGTTGCGTGTGGGTGCCGGTTTGCATAAAGAATCAATAAAGATTTCATGGGTTGAGGAATGTTGTTTCTTGGAATGCATTATCTATTGGTTATGCTCATGCAGGTCGATTTTGGGAGGTGTTGGTGCTTTTTGAAGTGTTGCAAAATTGATGTTAAGGTGTCAGGATAATTGCTCACTTGTGAATGTCTTGCCCGCTTGTGCACGCACTGGAGCTCTGAACCGAGGTTAAAGGAATTAATGGCGATGGTTTCCTAGCTACTGCTCTAGTTAATATAAATTTTCTAGCATTGAGAAGGCTCTTAAAGTGTTTAGTAGTTCGTTAATTAAAGATATTAGTTCATGGACTTCAACTATTTCCGGATTAAGCATCTGTGGCTTGGGAGAAAAAGCGTTACATTACAATTTTTCTTTGAGATGGCCGCAGATGGTTACTCCCAAGGAAGCTTCTTtgtaagtgtttttttttttgctgcaGGCATGCATGCTGTTGGACAAGGGACGTGAGATGTTTGACCTCATGGTTCATGTTAATGGGATTCAACCAACCATTGAGCATTATGCTGTGTAAAGGATTTACTTGGTTGTGTTGGCCTATTAGAACAAGCCATGGATCTCACCATAGCAATGTCATTAGAAGATGCTTTTGGTCGTAATACTAGTTAGTTAATGGGATTGTTCAATATTTCTTAGCGTGTGAAGGAATGATTGCATAAGCAAACTTGTTTAGTCGGAAGACAATTTACAACCTTTATTGAATTAGGAAGATGGATAGACTTCTGATTGGGTATGAGTAGTGAATACTGTACTTTGCTGGAGATATTTTATCCTGATTTGGGAAGAGAGTAGCACCCAAAGTGAAGACTATGAATAGCAACGTGGGAAGTAGATTGTATTGCCCACAAGATCACAAGAATTGAGTTTGGAGGGCGAGCCTGTCTGCAACTGAGTCATTAGAATGCAGAAATAACAAATTTATAAATCTCATTCCCGAGGCTGCATGCAGATGAAATAGACCTTGAATCTTTTGACGGTATGCCTTCTTGCAATTGTGTATATTCCTTAACGGAAGTGTATATATATTGGAAGAGGTTGCTGTATTGAGAGCATGTTTTATAAGGTACTCAACTTTGATGAAATCAAACTCAACTGTTTTATAAGGTACTCAACTTTATTAAAATCAAACTCAATTGTTGAAGCATTTTTTCTGGAGTATTGAATTTTGCATCTTCCCAATCACAAGACAAACCTCAcccaggggaaaaaaaaaattggattatAGCACATTAGGAAATATTCTCCCATAATTGCATACCTCTAAAGATAAAGGAAATGCAAGGGAAGAAAATGGTGGGGTTAGTGCCAATTTGTACTTAATTCATTATCTATTTACAGTAATGACCTTTCTGCTTGTCGGCTCAATAGTGTCTCTCCATCTCCATTGCTTGCATAAATTCTTCTGAGGGCTTTCCTTATCAGTGATggtgaaaaaaatataatttaagcaGATATCTTCAGTTAAACACTTCCTTTCAAGCTCTGAAACTTCTGCAAGCTACAAAGGCTTGATTTCCTTAGTTGTTTTGTGAAATTCGAAGCACATGCACGAAATTCTTTGTTGAAGTCGTCATGCAGCACATACTTAAAATGCAACTAATTATTTATTCTATTATGGAGTGCATCCAAGAAATGAGAGGGTGAGGGTGGGGGTAGGGGAGGTAAGACATGGATCAAAAGAGCCCAGCTATTGAATCTGGTGCTAATGAAGATGGCCTCGAATTGGACAAGGAAGTATGATAAGTTGGGGGCCATActagaaataaaacaaaagttATATGCAATATGATTACAAGTTCATCCATCAGTCATTGTGTGTGTGGTTAATTGTAGCATCAAAGTTCATCCTGTAATTCAGCATCAAACAAGGCTTGCTGTTTCAAGTCAAACCATACCTGCCTGAAGACCTTGATTATAAGATCATGGTATTCATCAGAATTCAAGGTTAAATAACATGCCAAGAGTTCCTCAAGGTCATCTGGCTTCGTTATCTTTTTCTCTGTAATCATCTCAATCATGGAGTCCCTGAAGTCTTGCCGTGGATTGAAGGAACATTTCACAATGGCAAAACTATCCAATTCTGTTCTTTCTTCAGCCACTCCctcctttgttttcttcttcattttcatccTAGCCTTCTTCATGTCCTCAAAAGCTTTGATTTTGCAGGATTCAACCCTTGAAGCTGTTCTGGGAGAATGAATTTTAAGTTTGCCACCCTGCTTTGTTCTACTTCTCTGTAACTCTCTGCTTATGTACAGAGATTTCCTCTGCCTTTCACTCTTCAACATTATTTCTTTGAGTTTGTTGTCTTTCAATCTTTGCCACTCCAAGCTCAAATCTTCTGCAGGGACTTCATTACTTTTCTCCAAGTTCAAACCAGCAAATGCAGAATCTTCTTCAATGGTTCTCAGATTGGAGTATCTGTTCAAGTGTGACAGGTAGTGATGCCGCTTTGAATCAGAAGCTTTTAATTTTCTGTAGTTCTGAATAGTTGATGCTAGTTCCAATTCCAATGCATCACATTCTTCCAATCTTGCAAACCTCACTTCTGTTTCGTCTGGTTCTCTCCGGATATCCAACTTCTTCTCTTTTGATACTACTCGATTTCCCTCCTTTGGTTTCCGAACTTTCCCAATTTCCCTCCTGGGGGTTTTTAGTCCAGCTTCTGCTCGTTTCTTTTTTCCTTTACATGCGCCAAAGTCTGCCAAGTGCTCCAAATTGTCAGGCAATTCTCTTATTTTTCTTGTATGCAAGCCCATATTCATTCGATCCTTCTCTCTTCTAGCCACTTCCGCTGCCTCCGATATGCTGCTCCGGAAATTCGACAATTGAGGTTCAAGCTCATCATCTGAGACATACTGAATTGACTTCGAAACAccttcatttttctttccttccACACCATCTTCTCCGAACGAAATTCTCCAATAAGACTCATCATCCCTGCCATAAAACCGCCCTCCTCTGCAATTAGCTCGCTCTGGCAAGCTCATGGACTGCAAATTCCACTTGTCCCTTTTCTTCATCTTTCCAGGTTCAGGCTCCGAACTCCCACTCTTCTGCTTGAACTTTGAAAGCCAAGAAATGGGCAACACCCGAGAGATCAAAGTGGGTTTGGAGGACGAAGCCGAAGCGGGCTTCTTTCTATCCCACTTCATCATTTGCTGCTGAAATGAAACCAACCTTCTGTGGTAGAGTGGAACTGCTTTGAATTTTGGGAGTTGAAGCTgcagaaaagaagaaaataatgaagTAGGGGAATTGAACAATGAAGAAATGGATGGAAGCAGCAGTTAAGGAGGACGGTTGGGCTGTTAATAGGAACGTGGGTTCCTTACTGGTTCTGTgccatggttttcaaaagaaaggCCCGCCATAAATCCTGTGACCACTTTACCAACCTTTTTTGTGCTTTGTGGGCTTTGTGAAAGTGCTGTGGCAAGTGGGATCCCACATTGCCCCTCTTGGCGGAGAACAGCATAGTTCATGAGACCCGACTTTAAAGCAGATGGGGTTTTGGGGTGGTTTTGTCTCGTTCTTATTTCTTACAGGCAGCATCTCACTTTGTGTCATGTCAGTCACAGAGTCTTCTGGTTCTGGCAATGGTGAATCTAGAAGTGGGCTTTGCCCTATCTGGTGCCCCAAAGGGAAAGGGACAAGTGACCTTTGCTCTATGAGGAGGAGGGAAGGTTTCTTTGTAATTCTGGGCCATTTCTTTGTGTGAATAGGATTGGGCACAGCATGGAAGACCAACTCCTTTTGCTTtttctttgcttttattttttggattccAGAAGATGAGCTTTATCCTGGTCAAGGCCTAAGAGAATAGTACAATTGGATTTGGAAGAAGGAGGCACCATGTTGGGTTAATTGGGAACGGGGAAGGGCCTTTGTCCGGCCATTTATCCTAACCctaaattgtaatataaaatttattcaaatcaaaCGTCAACTTACTACCAAAATGATTGAGTCGCCACTACCAAGCCATGGTTAAGTCGCACCACCATCTTTGCTTCCACCAtcattcaaatatttttgaaccaaagttaatttttttttttttttcaaatgtttgGAAAAATGTTTGGTGCATTTTTACAAGGAAAAAACAATACATAAACAATAATGATAGTTTTACGATACCATTTTTTGAACTTTATTGGGGGCTTCCAAGTGATGTATAACGAAAATCTATTAATATGAATGAAGCAAACCCGTTTAAATTAATTCATAATCGATCTGTACATTAAATGAATcagatataattttaaattttttttttgtgccttTAAATGAGTCAGTTGGCGGATTTCAGATTATATCTGATAAATATCCACAAATTTGTTAACAAATAATACTCAAATATATAGATGAGTTTATATGCCCATGCTTATTGTACATCAACTAATAGTATAAGCCCAATTGGCTAAGGTTCAACCACGGACTTCCAACTCTAACACTATTATATATGCCTCTAGGTCTACCCATGGTCCCACACAAACTCAAGTTCAAATACCCAATTCCCATGCTCAAAACAAAAACCTTAAATTCATgatctaaaaaaaattataacctttatgattggttattaaatttttaacaatttatttaattatgattttaaaataactttagTTATAATGTTATAAAATGATTTGTTTATTAGATggaaataa
Coding sequences within:
- the LOC131144524 gene encoding transcription repressor OFP5, which codes for MMKWDRKKPASASSSKPTLISRVLPISWLSKFKQKSGSSEPEPGKMKKRDKWNLQSMSLPERANCRGGRFYGRDDESYWRISFGEDGVEGKKNEGVSKSIQYVSDDELEPQLSNFRSSISEAAEVARREKDRMNMGLHTRKIRELPDNLEHLADFGACKGKKKRAEAGLKTPRREIGKVRKPKEGNRVVSKEKKLDIRREPDETEVRFARLEECDALELELASTIQNYRKLKASDSKRHHYLSHLNRYSNLRTIEEDSAFAGLNLEKSNEVPAEDLSLEWQRLKDNKLKEIMLKSERQRKSLYISRELQRSRTKQGGKLKIHSPRTASRVESCKIKAFEDMKKARMKMKKKTKEGVAEERTELDSFAIVKCSFNPRQDFRDSMIEMITEKKITKPDDLEELLACYLTLNSDEYHDLIIKVFRQVWFDLKQQALFDAELQDEL